A genome region from Arachis duranensis cultivar V14167 chromosome 8, aradu.V14167.gnm2.J7QH, whole genome shotgun sequence includes the following:
- the LOC107463450 gene encoding LOW QUALITY PROTEIN: uncharacterized protein LOC107463450 (The sequence of the model RefSeq protein was modified relative to this genomic sequence to represent the inferred CDS: deleted 1 base in 1 codon; substituted 1 base at 1 genomic stop codon) produces MECNKDDAIKAKELAEKTLLERDLSSAKIFAKKAQDMYPNLDGLRQLLATIEVYASAEKKVNGEVDWYRVLGVEPMADDQTIRRHYRKLALILHPDKNKSAGADGAFDLITQAWTCLSDNAKRVEHDQKRNFSGIYCGKPSAPARQSGFFGNLNAANWKNRDQGSATHQTQTTRPPTSMNPTFWTMCLSCRTKFEYNAHFVNCRLTCVNCNKTFVASEASPPRVYRNASSTSSISQMNQNNLNRMGANCHVXSLFMPGGVSRMPSFSAAAETPGVFKVPSDTLKRACEASTPDNALAAEFTGVAGSTFHSCSFGSNSSLKGDGPRKKIRISEFKVNSDRKYTQNGVASRHEGVSLANELGSEKYNSETGRMSAAGNYKRNVFWEIPQQKMKKILMEKARKEIQKKLEEWNVASETRNLEKSKDAATEIIEKDKKKAKDGIEKENKKISYAVKPVMKNAIHGAKPGAQEIVASDKIGKKHIPPADPVVADYTVLMSVPDPDFHDFDGDRIENAFGANQVWAVYDEDDGMPRYYALIHDVISKKPFNMRISWLNSKTNDELAPIKWVSSGFPKTSGDFRISKRAVYNSLNSFSHKVQWTKGARGIVHIYPKKGDVWALYRNWSADWNQFTKDEVIHKYDMVEVLEDYNEKQGVNVAPLGKVQGFKTVFCRNRDPRRIKNIPKAEMFRLSHQVPAYLLTGQEGHNAPRGCLELDPAATPMELLQVVTEIPEQESVDEFQSKENPGRDEKSRKIKQEDSAQEIPRKEGAEAIGKKDGKPDILYVYRRRHLREKRAM; encoded by the exons ATGGAATGTAATAAAGATGACGCCATAAAGGCTAAAGAGCTTGCCGAGAAGACGCTACTTGAGAGGGACCTAAGCAGTGCAAAGATATTTGCAAAGAAGGCGCAAGACATGTATCCTAATCTTGATGGCCTTCGTCAATTGCTGGCCACTATTGAGGTGTATGCTTCGGCTGAAAAAAAGGTTAATGGTGAAGTTGATTGGTACAGGGTCCTTGGTGTTGAACCAATGGCAGATGATCAAACAATTCGAAGACATTACAGGAAACTGGCTCTTATTCTGCACCCTGATAAAAATAAATCGGCAGGGGCAGACGGGGCATTTGATCTTATCACACAGgcatggacttgtttgtctgaTAATGCCAAGAGAGTCGAGCATGACCAAAAGCGCAACTTCTCTGGCATATATTGTGGGAAACCGTCTGCACCTGCTCGTCAGAGTGGTTTCTTTGGTAACTTAAATGCTGCTAACTGGAAGAATAGAGATCAAGGGAGTGCTACACATCAAACTCAAACTACAAGACCTCCCACGTCGATGAACCCGACATTTTGGACCATGTGCTTGTCCTGCAGGACAAAGTTTGAGTACAATGCTCATTTTGTCAACTGCAGACTTACCTGCGTCAACTGCAACAAGACCTTTGTAGCTTCTGAGGCATCGCCCCCACGTGTATATAGAAATGCTTCATCTACTTCAAGCATTTCTCAGATGAACCAAAATAACCTTAACAGAATGGGAGCAAACTGTCATGTTT AGTCTCTCTTCATGCCTGGTGGCGTTTCGAGAATGCCGTCATTTTCTGCTGCTGCTGAAACTCCTGGTGTTTTCAAAGTTCCATCTGATACTTTGAAGAGGGCATGTGAAGCTTCAACACCCGACAATGCCCTTGCTGCTGAGTTTACTGGTGTTGCAGGTTCAACATTTCATTCCTGTTCATTTGGTTCAAATTCTTCTCTGAAAGGAGATGGGCCAAGGAAAAAAATCCGCATAAGTGAATTCAAAGTAAACAGTGATAGGAAATATACACAAAATGGGGTAGCTTCTCGACACGAAGGAGTAAGCTTGGCAAACGAACTTGGGTCTGAAAAGTATAATTCTGAAACCGGAAGGATGAGTGCTGCTGGAAACTACAAACGTAATGTTTTTTGGGAAATACCACaacagaaaatgaagaagattcTAATGGAGAAGGCGAGAAAGGAAATTCAGAAAAAGCTTGAAGAATGGAATGTTGCTTCTGAAACAAGGAATTTGGAAAAGTCAAAGGATGCTGCTACAGAGATCATAGAGAAGGACAAGAAAAAGGCCAAAGATGGCATAGAGAAGGAGAACAAAAAGATTTCATATGCTGTAAAACCTGTCATGAAAAATGCTATTCATGGTGCAAAACCTGGTGCACAAGAAATTGTTGCTTCTGATAAAATTGGCAAAAAGCATATCCCTCCTGCTGATCCAGTTGTGGCTGATTATACAGTCTTGATGAGTGTTCCAGACCCGGACTTCCATGATTTCGACGGGGACCGTATTGAAAATGCTTTTGGCGCAAACCAGGTGTGGGCTGTTTATGATGAGGACGATGGCATGCCACGCTACTATGCTTTGATTCACGATGTGATCTCAAAGAAACCGTTCAACATGAGAATTAGCTGGCTTAACTCGAAGACAAACGATGAATTGGCTCCAATAAAGTGGGTTAGTTCTGGCTTTCCCAAGACCTCTGGGGATTTCAGAATAAGCAAGCGTGCTGTCTATAACAGTCTTAACTCCTTTTCGCACAAGGTTCAATGGACGAAAGGTGCAAGAGGAATTGTGCATATATATCCCAAGAAGGGGGATGTTTGGGCCTTGTACCGGAACTGGTCTGCTGACTGGAACCAATTTACCAAAGACGAAGTCATTCATAAGTATGACATGGTGGAAGTGCTGGAAGACTACAATGAGAAGCAAGGTGTGAATGTTGCTCCACTTGGTAAAGTTCAGGGTTTCAAGACAGTGTTTTGCCGGAACAGGGATCCAAGGAGAATAAAAAACATTCCAAAGGCAGAGATGTTTCGCCTCTCGCACCAAGTACCTGCGTACTTGCTCACTGGTCAAGAAGGCCATAATGCTCCTAGAGGCTGCTTGGAGCTTGATCCAGCCGCCACACCTATGGAACTTCTTCAAGTAGTCACAGAAATACCCGAGCAAGAATCGGTAGATGAATTTCAGAGCAAAGAGAATCCCGGGCGTGATGAGAAGAGTCGAAAAATTAAGCAAGAAGATTCTGCTCAGGAAATTCCAAGAAAGGAAGGGGCTGAAGCAATTGGAAAGAAAGATGGTAAGCCTGATATTTTGTATGTATATAGGAGAAGACATCTAAGGGAAAAGAGAGCAATGTAG
- the LOC107463451 gene encoding nuclear transcription factor Y subunit C-1-like, with amino-acid sequence MGNQNNTQQHQIEIENLWSFQRREVEQAHDFKNGLFPLARVRKMMKVEEDVDRISAEVPVVLAKACDLFIRNVTLQSWHQAQENKRSIIQRQDINSTMDSFRDAYHNIEYFKRLMSAS; translated from the coding sequence ATGGGAAACCAAAATAATACTCAACAACATCAAATAGAGATTGAAAACTTATGGTCCTTTCAACGTCGCGAGGTGGAACAGGCCCACGATTTTAAAAATGGCCTGTTCCCCCTCGCCCGTGTTAGGAAGATGATGAAGGTCGAAGAAGACGTTGACCGGATCTCAGCCGAGGTGCCGGTTGTCTTGGCCAAGGCATGTGATCTCTTCATTCGTAATGTCACCCTCCAATCATGGCACCAAGCTCAGGAAAATAAGCGTTCTATCATCCAACGCCAAGACATCAACTCCACCATGGATTCCTTTAGGGATGCTTACCATAACATTGAATATTTTAAGAGATTAATGAGCGCATCTTAG
- the LOC107463452 gene encoding nuclear transcription factor Y subunit C-1-like: MGNQNSTQQHQIEIENLWSFQRREVEQAHDFKNGLFPLARVRKMMKVEEDVDRISAEVPVVLAKACDLFIRNVTLQSWHQAQKNKRSIIQRQDINSTMDSFRDACHNIEYFKRLMSEA, encoded by the coding sequence ATGGGAAACCAAAATAGTACTCAACAACATCAAATAGAGATTGAAAACTTATGGTCTTTTCAACGTCGCGAGGTGGAACAGGCTCACGACTTTAAAAATGGCCTGTTCCCCCTCGCCCGTGTTAGGAAGATGATGAAGGTCGAAGAAGACGTTGACCGGATCTCGGCCGAGGTGCCGGTTGTCTTGGCCAAGGCATGTGATCTCTTCATCCGTAATGTCACCCTCCAATCATGGCACCAAGCTCAGAAAAATAAGCGTTCTATCATCCAACGCCAAGACATCAACTCCACCATGGATTCCTTCAGGGATGCTTGCCATAacattgaatattttaaaagattaatgAGCGAAGCTTAG